CCCCCGTATAATCCAGACGGGGGTAGTTCTACTATTTCATATTGAAGTAAAAAAGGCTCGGCCATCACTCTGCAGAAAAATGAACAACTGCACTATATAACATCTTGTTGCGAAACGGGTCGAACGTGACTTGATGCTGAACCTGCTTGACCCGGAGCAGCAATGCCTTGTTCATTCCGATTCGGTCTTCGATCGCCCGTTCCAGTTCATTGAAGTCATAAGCCTGCAAGCATTCGACTTTGTCTTTGATAATATCGAGTGAAATTTCCATGTTTGTTTCAGGCCTCCTCCATGTCACGATTTGCAGGTACAAAAGCCTGCCGAACTTTTATTGTAGAGGAGCTTGTCCGGTTCGGCAAGAGCGAACAAAGCGAATCATTAGAACGATGGAGGCGGTCTGATTTCTTTTCTAGGGGAGTCAAAAAGAGTAGGGGAAGTACGCTTCAAATAATCACTAATAAACTCGTGCTGAAAATCAACTAAAGACGTGGTAAAATTGGTGGAGTAATAAATGGAGAAAAGGGAAACACGGACCCATACGGCCATTAGCAAAGGGGGGCATCGCCCCTCTTTTTTATGCGAGTCTATTGAAGGGTACGCTTCTCTTGGGGGTAGGATATATTCATCTTGATGTGATTAACAGATACTGATGTTTGAACGAAGTTACATTTGCATGGTATGAGTGAAGAAGAAGCAAGGACATCAAAATGTAAATTGCAACGAATCTGCTAATGTAAATGATACGATTGCAGATGTATGGCTTACGATTTTACATTAATGAGGACAAAGGTTGTCCTGGTATATATAGAGGAGTTTCTAATATGAAAGAAAATTTTTGGTGT
This window of the Paenibacillus marchantiae genome carries:
- a CDS encoding DUF2536 family protein, whose amino-acid sequence is MEISLDIIKDKVECLQAYDFNELERAIEDRIGMNKALLLRVKQVQHQVTFDPFRNKMLYSAVVHFSAE